One region of Salvia miltiorrhiza cultivar Shanhuang (shh) chromosome 3, IMPLAD_Smil_shh, whole genome shotgun sequence genomic DNA includes:
- the LOC131014005 gene encoding protein RETICULATA-RELATED 4, chloroplastic-like — protein MSIPATLRFTSSPPPPSFSNPNPFSSPTSFVFFSSKNPKSLSLILYPNKHSLFTTLSPNAASTNSEINVKLVTEGGGGDNGDGVGGGGGGGGGDDSYGSEGDNNKRRNRKEALMALAEAGRSLESLPNDLKAAVEDGRVPGSIILRYFDLESSGFLSWLMKFGGFKERLLADDLFLAKVGIECGVGLFTKTAAEYQRRKENFFNELEVVFADVVMAIIADFMLVYLPAPTVSLRPPLALNAGRIAKFFYSCPANAFQIALPGSSFSLMQRIGGVVRNGAKLFAVGTTSSLVGTVVTNALINARKAVKDSDRDDVENVPVIKTSVAYGVYMSVSSNLRYQILAGVIEQRCLEPLLHQHKLFLSAICFAVRTGNTFLGSLLWVDYARFIGIQ, from the exons ATGTCGATTCCCGCCACCCTCCGGTTCACATCatcaccaccgccgccttcctTCTCCAATCCCAACCCTTTCTCATCACCAACTTCCTTCGTCTTCTTCAGCTCGAAAAATCCGAAATCCCTCTCTCTCATCCTATACCCTAACAAGCATTCCCTGTTCACGACCCTGTCCCCAAATGCCGCCTCAACCAACAGCGAGATCAATGTCAAATTGGTCACCGAAGGGGGCGGCGGAGACAACGGAGACGGAGTCGGAGggggcggcggaggcggaggcggagatGACAGTTATGGGAGTGAAGGCGATAACAACAAGAGGAGGAACAGGAAGGAAGCGCTGATGGCCTTGGCTGAGGCGGGAAGGAGCCTCGAGAGCTTGCCCAACGACTTGAAAGCTGCGGTGGAAGACGGCAGAGTGCCTGGATCGATTATTTTGAGGTATTTCGATCTCGAAAGCTCTGGATTTCTATCATGGTTAATGAAGTTCGGCGGATTCAAGGAGAGGTTGTTGGCTGACGATCTCTTCTTGGCTAAAGTTGGCATTGAGTGTGGCGTTGGATTATTCACCAAG ACTGCTGCAGAATACCAGCGTCGCAAGGAAAACTTTTTCAATGAGCTGGAAGTTGTATTTGCTGATGTG GTGATGGCTATAATAGCAGATTTTATGCTTGTCTATCTTCCGGCTCCTACTGTCTCTCTGCGTCCTCCTCTTGCTCTGAATGCTGGACGCATTGCTAAGTTCTTTTACAGCTGCCCAGCTAATGCGTTTCAG ATTGCTTTGCCTGGATCCTCATTTTCATTGATGCAGAGGATAGGTGGCGTAGTG CGGAATGGTGCAAAGCTGTTTGCTGTTGGCACTACTTCGTCTCTG GTTGGTACAGTCGTGACAAATGCATTGATAAATGCTCGTAAAGCTGTCAAGGACTCAGATCGAGATGATGTGGAGAACGTTCCGGTCATAAAAACAAGCGTAGCTTATGGTGTTTACATGTCTGTATCAAGCAATCTTCG ATACCAGATTCTGGCTGGTGTTATCGAGCAACGCTGCTTAGAACCATTGCTTCACCAACACAAGTTGTTCTTGAGTGCAATTTGCTTCGCTGTGCGAACAGGCAACACGTTCTTAGGCTCACTACT